The Xenopus laevis strain J_2021 chromosome 4L, Xenopus_laevis_v10.1, whole genome shotgun sequence genomic sequence AGGCGTTCTGGAAGATGGTAGCCCATATTCTATCAGATATTTTCAAACAACACATTGAGCCCGAGCCCTTGTCATTTCTTCTAGGCCTACCTCTTAAAACATTGAAAACCTCCGAATCCAATAAACTAGCGACACATTTACTGACGGAAgcaaaaacattaaaggaacagttcagtgtgaaaataaaaactgggtaaatagataggctgtgaaaaataaaaaatatttctaatatagttagttagccaaaaatgtaatgtataaaggctggagtgaacagaagtctaataaaacacccagaatccaacttcctgcttttcagctctataactctgagttagtcagcgacttgaaggggggccacatggtacatttctgttaagtgagtttgcaattgatctcagcattcagctcagattcaaaagcaacagatatgacccatgtggcccccccttaagtctctgattggttactgcctggtaaccagggtaaccagtcagtgtaaaccaagagagctgaaaagcaggaagtagagtcctgactgacttgttatacatcaaatcacttcagcctttatacattacatatttggctaactaactatattagaaacattttttattttgcacagtctatctatttacccagtttttatttttacactgaacaattcctttaaggacggCCAAGTGGAAGAGCACCTCTCTACCAAATCAAATGGCTCTTATCACCAAAGTGAATTGGATAAGAAACATGGAAACTATTAGAGCATATTTGCAGGGCAAAGACTATCAAAATGGTCTATTATGGCTCCCCTGGGCAGAATATGAGACAGCTCAGACGGAAACGACTTGACTCACGGACTTGGCTCCTCTGCGCTCACCctctgacccccccccatttaccCTTTTCccctttccctttcttttcttgttaGTATATCCTTTTTCCCCTTTGAGAACTACAGAAAAGCATCATTAACGGATTAGGCAATCCCGACCATGTAACACAGGTTGAATAAAAGTAAATGATGATAATAAAGACAACGACAACGTTCAGTTAATAAATATGAAGGTTTATTTGCTGCAAAGAGTTACATGTATAGAAATGCTTACAACTATGTCATGCCAATCTGTGATAATGTAACTAGTTTTACAACTTACATGACCATACATGTGCTAATGATATGCTTGTTGAagtttaacagaaaataaaaatctttaaataaaaaaataaaataaaataggatttgtaataattttttcgggtgacaggtcccctttaaaagatctgaatacaaTCTCAGCTCTGCATGTCTAAGCTGTTGCCTTTCCCCTGGGTCTCCATTCTGCCTATAACCTTGAAAATGACCACGTCCATTGTCTTTATTTACTCTGATACCTAGCCCAGCCGCCGTCTTTACCTTGTTTACCTGTTTCTTTATTTatctccttttcattttttttatttttttttatttttctttttcctcctcTTTCCTTCCCCCtctttccccccctttttttttcttttttttgttatttctactaTTCCTTTTATTCCAGGTCATCTTTTTGCTTCATTTTTCATGATTGAACTGACATGTGATATCTTCCGTTTCTCTGTGACTGTACTCATGTGATACCGTgttgattcattttattttttttgttggaaaatcaacaaaacatttcagtttaaaaaaaaaagatccgaATACaaaaagtacgaatggaaaaCAATCCGAAAAAAGTGAACATttctaaaacctataaaaatgtgagatttttcgacaattactagcaaaaaaaagtctgagtcgcataaaaaaaaacaggtccaataggatcaacacattgacttctattggacctcaactgagaagttttgtattagaattagagcttttctgtttttttacacttaggacaccttccttaaagggatactgtcatgggaaaacacgtttttttcaaaacacatcagttaatagtgctgctccagcagaattctgcactgaaatccatttttcaaaagaacaaacagattttgttaaattcaattttgaattctgacatggggttagacattttgtcagtttcccaactgcctccagtcatgtgacttgtgcctgcactttaggatggaattactttctgactggggcagctgggaaactgaaaaaatgtctagccccatgtccgatttcaaaattgaatataaaaaaatctgtttgctcttttgagaaatagatttcagtgcagaattctgctggagcagcactattaactgaggtgttttagaaaaaaaaaatgttttctcatgacagtatccctttaatttctacTTGCCCCAAAAAGCTTTTATCATTTTTACCTCCCAACAATCCCGTTTTCTGCAGGAAAGTCCcagttttgacagctcagcccacagtcccaggttttttactgaaatgtccagagtttctctctGATCTGCACTGAagccagaaaaagtttctaaagcttaattaaaataaggggctttttggcagagagcccagaaaacttttggaacaatttaagataagatacaactgtaactatttaaaataatcttgggagaactgagactagcatcttaaagggcaattcacttttattggcaaaactgttataacacacaaaacattgcactaaaattcCCACaactgtgttcaaacttttataacctgctaatttttttaaactggacATGGTGATAAGGGGATGTGGCCatgaaatgggtgtggtcaaacatttgcacaaagcaactttttctccttctttccgtGTTTTGAATGTTGGAGGTATATGTTTTGGTCATATTGAAAGAGGAACTTTTAGCACAAAGCTGGAGCTCTGACTTGTGAGCAAACATTATAAAGTACTTCTGCAGAACTATTCAGAGCAGAGGATGTGGAAGGCATGTCAAGCAATGATACACGAAAGAAAAtacttctttctcttttttgttctttaataaaaGTATGAGGCGTCAAACAGATTGTGACAGACATCCCGCCAATTTCTAGCACCTTCCAACTAGGTAACGGTGTCTTTGTTCGTCACGCCCACAAGGCGGCTACGTGACGCGTCACTTTGCTTACGTGTAGTCGTGCGCAacagtctcgcgtgatgagacgTGAGGCGTCGGGATTTTGTGTAAGACGGGAGGCAGAAGAGCTCGCAATTAACAGCTTTGCGGGACGTGTTAGTAGCCAACAGGGACATGTAAGAGGCTATTGGGAGTGTCCCGCGAAAAGCGGGAATGTTGTGCAGTATGCTGCTTGTGCTTCCAGCTGCAAGTATTCTGCCAACCTTGGAGTCCTGCCATGGGAAATCCTACATGGTGAGTATGAACACATCATTTGCCATTATGTTTGGGGGGAAATCAGACATTTGCAAAAGAAAACGAAAACCTACATAATGAAACTAGAAAGCCTAGTCATATTAAACGTGATATAAGGGTGTGGAGGTACCACCCACTGTCTCTTTGTCTGCATCTCCTTCCTCTGTTCTTAACATTATTATTGATACCCACTTTCCAGTCTTTCTGGTATCCCATTGTCACTGTCAGTGTGCTTTACAATTCAGTCAATTTCCTGCTTGATGTTTTTTCTCTGCTGCCAGTGGATGTGCACtcttctatgtgtgtgtgtgtttttttatatatatatatatatatatatatatatatatatatatatatatatatatatacatatatacacacaaaagctgtgaatatcctgtaaattatatccttataaaccgtgagttctgAGGTCATCAGTTTTATTAAACAGTGAtgtcagttctgatgtcatttctgtcacatgactcaatgaaacttgtatattataataaataaagtaccccagaggggtactttattcaaaaaaaaaaaaaatatatatatataaagataatacTGACAGTGCACATAGTTGACCACATTTTTGACACACAGGTGGTATACTAGCTCCTTTCCTATTCGCCTGACTGGGGGCCCCATAGGAATAGGGTCTGTGTTGAGCACAGACCAGTAATGaatttcaatatatttgtattaaaaataagcATATTTTTTCCCCAACATTTAGCAGCccctaaagtgattttttttatgggaCCAACAATAGTTTTACAACTGCCTAACACACATTAGATTCCTCTGTGCTAAGGAAACAGTAATAGTGGCTGCACAAAGTGTTAAACTGCCCGTAGATGTGCAGATTATAGCCTACTGTCGGCGAAAAATCGTACGTGACAATCTTTcgacctgctactaaccattcagattaatataaagtagtaaagagaacaaatcacacgatgCTTGGGCCATTGATTGACAGATGGCAggtgtacgaaagttatgtcaaATAGTTATGACAAATAGTGATGGTTTCCGATTAATATTGTCAAATAGGCAATACATTTTGTCGGTAGCCAATATAaaacttttaacctgtccgatcgactgatcgccatggtatgaaaaatgctGGGACGCTCCACACATGATCCAAAAATCAAACAAACCGTCTTTGTCTATAGCCAGTTTTACATGGATGACACTAGGGAAAGTGTTTTGGCCAGCTCAGAAACATCCAAAACTTCTCATTGCTGCTCTCAGTGACTTGGATAGGAAATACATGGCAATGCTAGTTCCTATTCATTAGCAGGGGtggtttaaagtatttttttcagcCTGCCAAAAACAACTATAGGTGCCATACCATGTTTTAAGTTGTGTTATACACTTACATGTACTTATAGAGGGATTCGCTTTATAAAAGGCACTTTTTGATGTCTTTTGGCAAATCTGCATGCTCTGAGGTGATGCAAAACAATTGCACAATTTACGGTGTAAATTAGCGATTTATGTGACCTTGATGCAAGCcttcattttacacagttttataaatacGTCTCTTGATGTTGCAGTCAGGCAACAGTGCTCACTCAGGCTCTGGGCCAAATATATGTGTGGAGCTGAATTGGTGCAAAGAGATTGCTCTGCAGTAATCAATGGAATTGTAAACTGTATTTTTCATAATGACTACACCAGAATAATGTTATTGATATAGCTCACCCTGATGATCTAAACTGAATGTTGAATACAATCTGTATAAACacaaaaatcaatataattacACGACTAAGTACTATAATAAACTTTTGGGATTGTCCTGCACATTGTGTTACAAAAGCTTTCCGCTACATATACTACTAGTTGGGGGGTCTGCTGATATAAGGTTGCACCACTGACAACAGCTACTGCACTGAAGCATAACTGCATTTGTGCTGGCAAGTAAGCATTACAGTGCAGCATATCACTTTGTTTCCTAGTTAAATTGCCATTCACAGGCTTTTGTTTTTTCAGTATTCAGAGCTTGATGTTGTCCCAAAAGCATTATGGTGAGCATTTAAGAGGGTCAGATATGGTATAATTGTGATTTGCATTTGGTAAAAAACTGGTTTGTTTAGGTTTGCTTCATATGAACTTGTAATCAGGTTCTGCTAAGTCAATTTTGGATAATAATAGTTATTGTcacaattattaattattataattaagtaTATTGTTTCCCCTTCAGGTATGACTACAAGATGCTGTAGCTTGATATTGTGCATCTTTCCTTGAAATGTATAATCAGAGAACCCGCTGCAGTCTTTGAAGAGGGCACAAAATGGTAATGTTTATTTCCAAATTCTACACACGCTTTCAGCAGCCTAGGACATTGTTTTCAATCTATACTGCGTATCACAATTTTATTTGtgcgtgtgtttttttttattagaaggcaatgtttaaattgtaaaatatgttGTTTCCTACAATATGGAACAGTTCAGAAACATTCAGTTTGGCAACAAAATAAGTTACTTTGGGTCATTTCCTGTTTACTTGAGTGGGAAGCTCTGTGAGTAGCCCGGGTTTTCACACAACTTGTCCATTTGTTATGCACAACAATTTCAAGCTTTTCCAGCAATTATTTtagctccagtttgcagttttggcaatctgattgctagggtccaaatcaccctagcaaccatgcattgatttaaataagacactggaatatgaataggagaggacctgaatagaaagatgagtaatacaaagtagcaataacaatcaatttttaagtttttagagagcatttgattttttgataaggtcagtgacccccatttgaaattcaGGGAAAAAGCGAATAATTaaaacatctataaaaaaaaaaaccataaagaagaccaattgaaaagttgtttagaactgtccattctagagcatactaaaagttaacttaaaggtgaaccaccctgttAAAGGAATACTGACGGTCGGTATCATGCACCCATAAACTTGCCCCCACAGCAGTCATACTAACTGCAGATGTCACATTGTGATGGCAGTTGCAGCTGTTGGAGACAAACTTCAGAATTGCAGAGAGAGATAAATGCTTATTTAAGATTTTATTCTCCTTGTCCTTATGCTTTTGACACTTTCATATGGTTGAATCAGTAATATAAACAGCAAATTAGAGGTTGAGCAGCAAATTCAAGGTTGCATGAGGTTTCTATGTGTCCCGATCATGGCTGGCTTTGTACCAGTAACACAGTGagccccaaccaatggcttgtgagcaaaATTTTGCTCACCGATCCATTTGATGTTGCTCACAGGgatctcaaagcagatgcttattttttaattcctagcTTGTAGTCAAGTTTTGAAGGCACAAAGGCCATGTGAACTATTGAACAGAGCATTCTGCAGGCTGACAGTTCACATGgtgctgccaaatagccaatcacagcccttatttggcactccttatgaacattttttcatgcttgtgttactccccaaatctttttacattcaaatatggctcaccagtaaaaaggttggggacccctgccagtAACAAATTACTATTCATCTTATACGTTCCACCTTGACTTGTACATTAATAGTATGGTATATCTCTCAAGTGCTCTCGTGCAAGCAACTCTACAAGCAAATGCTACCAGTCTCATGCATCCTAAATATTGTCCACCTTACATTAAATAACTGAATTCTGACCCATAGCAAGTGGAGAGGTACATGGTTCAACCTGTACAAGATTCTGTTCAAGATCATCTACTTTAAAATGACTTTGATAAGTTGTATTGAAAATGGGGAAAACAGCTTATGTATTATGTTTTAAATTAGCTGTATGTGAAATGGAGACATTTACCCCAGTCTAAGAAATCTGGTTTTGGAGGAATAGGAAAAGAATATGTATCTGAAAGATTTAAAGCATGTAcaataatttgaatacaatttatTACACCATGTAGGTAATCAACTGAACACTCTTTTATTGTCCTTATTCTATACTGCTGCTGAATATATTCATTCTGtttaatgtacaaatatatgaaCACAGTGTTAACGTTTACAGTGTAGTAAATAGATTTAGAGATCTGTTTTTCAGTGGGGAAACCGTAGTATGGTCAGGCTGCTGTTATGAGTATCTGTAACTTATATTGAAGTTGTCTAAAGCCACTAATTTTCCTTCTTCTAGTTGTATGCCCTGTGACCCGAGCTGGCCCAAGACAACGATGGGTATCTGTGCCATCACTCCAGAGTCTCCCCACACCACCACCCTTTCTGAAAGAGTTTAATGGTGGACACAGACCAGGCGACACTGGAAAATTGAGAAGATACAAGTAGCCGGTCTTATAACAAGTCACTTGATCAGTGCATAcaacaataaacatattttttggatCTGTGTCCCATTCCCCTTTCAAAAATATTTGCCCCTTAAGAGGCAGTCGTAGTCCAGGCCCTGCCTATGACTCATTTCTGCATTAATCAGTCTGGTATGACATCACTGACATGATCTGCTTTTCTGCATTAGGACTGTGTTCATTGACTTTTGAAACTGCTTTCTATTGGCACTGCACACCAAACTATTAAACATCCTAAATCCATTGGAACACCTCTCCATCACACAAGTATGTCAGAGGGCTGGCCTCAAGCACAGGTTGCCCCTCCCAATTTGCAGCCCTCACAGCAACAACCTTCACAACATCCTGGAGCAGAACACCCTATTCCCACTCCAGGCTCTGCAGAGAGTTCTCTGGGCTGTGCTGTTTATGGGATTCTACTACAACCAGATTTGGGCATTCATCACCACCCCTTGCCACCCAGTGAACCCCTACAGAAATGTGGTCTGTGTGGACATGACCTGTCACACTTGCAAAATCCACAAGAGCATCAGTGTATGGCCTCAGCAAGCCATGACCGTTCTTTCCAGTGTACACAATGTTTGAAGATCTTTCACCAGGCCACAGAACTCTTGGAGCACCAGTGTTCACAGGTGGAACAGAAACCTTTTGTATGTGGTGTATGCAAGATGGGTTTCTCGCTCCTCACTTCACTAGCTCAGCATCACAGCGTGCATAATGGTGGCTCTCTAAAGTGTTCTATCTGTGAAAAAACGTACAAAGCCACTGAAGCAGAGCGGGTCTGCATACCCACTGTCCCTCCTCCACCAGCTCCTCCTGCCCAGTTAGCACAGGAATCCCATGATAAACCCTTTTGTTGCACTTTGTGCCAAAAACCTTTTAAGCATCTGTCAGAGTTGTCTCGGCATGAGAGGGtgcacacaggagagaaaccatacaAGTGCACATTGTGTGACAAAAGTTTTAGCCAATCCTCACATCTTGTACACCACAAGAGAACACACAGCTCAGAGAGACCATACAAGTGCACAGTTTGTGATAAAAGCTTCAAACACAGATCACATCTGTTGCGCCACATGTATGCTCATGCTGGTGAGCAGCTGTTTCAGTGCCAGACTTGCCAGTTACGTTTCAAAGAATCGTCACAGCTACTTCAGCACCCGTGCACACCAGCAGGAGAGAGACCTTTTCGCTGCAGTGTTTGCCAGAAAACCTTCCGCCGGCCATCTGACCTAAGACAACATGAGCGTACACATAGTGAAGAAAGGCCCTTCCACTGCGACCTTTGTCAAATGAGTTTCAAGCAGCAGTATGCATTGATGAGGCATAGAAGGACACACAAAGTAGAGGACCCTTCCAAATGCACCTTATGTGAAAAGGGTATGGTACAGCCATCACAACTTTTGTTTCACCAGCACGGGGCTGAGAGCATTTTCAAGTGCAATGCTTGCCAGCGTGGTTTTAGTCAGTCCCAGGAATTACTGCGGCACAAATGCGGGCAAAACACTGCTAACCGACCTTTCCAGTGCAGTGTATGCCACAAAGCATACAAGCGTTCTTCTGCCTTACAAAAACATCAGACTACACACTGTGCAGAAAAGCCTTTACGATGCACTGGCTGTGAGCGCAGGTTCTTTTCCTCCTCTGAGTTTGTACAGCATCGCTGTGACCCAGCACGAGAGAAACCATTAAAGTGTTCAGATTGTGAAAAACGTTTCAAATATGCATCAGACCTTCAGAGGCATACGCGAGTACATACTGGCGAAAAACCATACAAATGCTTATCTTGTGACAAGAGTTTCAAGCAACGGGAACATCTCAATAAGCATCAAAGTGTGCACAACAGAGAGCAACAGTACAAATGCTTATGGTGTGGAGAGCGATTTCATGAACTGGGACAGTTACAGGAGCATAGTGCTCAACACACTGCAGATAGCACGTATCAGGTGGCAGCATGTCTGCCTTGAAAATATTCCCTTACCACTTTGTATTACTAAACCATCACCTGATTTACATACACATGCCATCTTACTTCTCCCAAGCCTGTGTTAATAGCTAGTAGTACCATGTGATCAAACATTCTCCAATGTATAAGCATCTTGTAGAAACTAAACTAGGTGGGCAGAAAATACCGCACTGCAGTCATCCAAAGATACATgcgctttttaaaataaaattagaccTAAAATCTTCCTGGTGGTTCTTTTAGCCCTAATAACATCTGCAGATAGGATAGCATTGTGTTGTTAGAGCCAAGTCACCTTAGAAGTTTCTCAATCCTAACTCGTTTTCGACAGGTTATACCATGAGAACATTTTATAAATGGAAAGAATATGTTGTAAAATATCTGTAAGCACTCACATTagtaatacaggtaagggacctgttatcacAATAAtgggtccttctgtaatttggatctccatactttaggcggcagatttatcaaaatgtgagtttagagcttaaagcgatactgacacattcctagaaagatcataggaacgtgtcattgtcaagtaaatgctgcacccgtatTTGTtccccctcaaagccgcccccagtcCCACAAACCTGCATTAACGcaaccctccgacactgctaaaaggtCTTCGGTGCTGTTTCAGGGACGCTGTGCTGGGACTTCAGCCTATAGGATAGGATcactccacccccagcccagcgtcactgaagcaacacGGAAGCTCCGTGAGTAGTGTCAGCAGGTCGGCTGCACAAAGGTTTGCGGGccgctttgaggggaactattcctgatgcagcacatacttgatactgacactttcctatgatttttataggaatgtgtcggtattgctttaatgtataaaaactcacccacattctattcattcatatgggatttttagaacagtATTAAATGGTGAggtctaactttcacccactgataaatactgttctaaaaatcccataggaatgaatagaacataggcgagtttttatgtattaagctctaaactcacattttgataaatctgctactaattttacaaaaaaaaaattcaaacattaagggggtcatttattaggTTTTGAGTTGTTTTCCACTAAATTAGAGTTTTTGAggtgaaaactcacattttcggatttaaaaaatgtagccctgtttttttttttgctttctcagAACGCCATAAAAACTCTACTtcaagggcacctgttgggcgaaaatatttttccaacagtagtggtgttttttttttttttaaaaaattgccccccCTCCTGCCAGTGCTAGTACACTCGCTGCCATTTTATGCAGAGCTTCTGACGTAACGTGCATAAAGAGCAAGTTGcagcatttgctcattatgcgcatgcatgtgCCCAAACATGTCAGCTTAATCCGGGAGCTCCCTCTAGGTGCAGGTGTCTTAGCCCTGGCGGGGcaattttaaaagagaaacacTACTGTTACTCCTTCTAttctctttcgctagcgttacttcggcaatcaaagtgaacttgcactagcgttggctaatttgcatacggcaggaaattataaagttgaatggacgtaaatgttgcagcaaatacattacacaagtccagggaaccttaataaagaaaatagagttgtttacATTCTACAAGCATCATTATTCATCAACAAGcacatagacttacaatgcaagGTCTGGCTAATTTatgactgaaaaaaataaaaaaagcaatggaTCAAGGACAGGCTTTTGAAGTACTCCAGTGACAATACTGGTCAAACTAGAAAATGTTTAGCACCACTCTAATTTATCCTtcattcagttttttattttagtacagATAGCAGGtagtcatactgtatatacctaaACTTATTTAAAGCCTGTTCTGtgcatcaaatgctttagcatcTACAGCATCTCCAAGGTCCAGGTTTCTGCTCAAACTGAAGGAATACCATGAAGAAACCGCACTCTCACAGATTACACAGACGGGCATAGTAAAAGAACTGCAGACTATTTTAGGCAAATAAAGTACATAACATACGAGTTTCGTTCACTGCATGATTAAGTGCTTTAGTGCTCAGAGGACAACTACATTACAGAATCTATTGCATATATAACAATGTACAGTACTCATATTGTTGTAGATCACAATATTTCACTATCTCACTTTATATCCCCCTCCAAAAGCTATCTTACCATAGAGAATAGTTTCCTGTTTGAAAAATGGCAGCATGTTAGAAAATCTCTTGTTAAATTGCCAGGCAACAAAGCataacagaagaaaaaataaagctaCTTGGCAAATGCAGTGCTCTGGAGCCAATACCATCAGGACTGTTGTATACCTTCAAATTGTATTCTCTTTTTAACTTCCTCCTAAGTCAAACGTATCAAATTGGGTCGTTTAAAAAGGAGCAGCAGTATGTTATTACTGTACTTTCATCACAAACATATCTTCGTTGGTGTTATCTTTGGTAGgcatgcaccgaatgcactattttggattcggctgaacccccaaatcctttgtaaaagatttggccaaataccgaatttgcatatacaaaattaggggtgggaaggggagaacatcttttatttccttgttttgtgacaaaaagtcactcaatttccctccccgcacctaatttgcatatgcaaattcagatttagtTCGACtagcagaaggatttggtcgaatcctggccaaatccggaaccatatcctggattcggtgcatccctaatccttgGGTGCATTTTGAGTAAGACTTTCCCTGCTCACTTTAATGAAATCTTTTACCACTCTTTGCACTTTTTCCTGGTTATAATCCCGTTCTACAAAGCTCCCAACTAATCTGTCAAAGGTTTATTGGTATGCTGGGGCACCTGCCACTAATCATTTAGCCTCAGAAATTGTCATTTTGAAATAGCCTTAATAATTGTTGTGTTGTGATCGCTTTGGGTGTTTGACCCATCAtgtattgcaattacatttataaagcaaatTTACTTGTAGGTAATTTCACTTTTAAACTTGATAGTAGAGTCCGTTGTCTTCACATATCTTTGCTTTGAGCCTGCCATAGCCGTAAACTGTTGTCCACAAACCTATGCATTTATGTTCTCTTTATATGTGTTGTTCTTGATAAATAGGTTCTGCTCAATTTTATGcataaacatatttgcaaatgaaGGAGTGAATGCTGCTTCCACCAACATCCCTTGCTgttgctggtaaaactgattaCAAATATAAAGTAGTTTTTATTTAATACCAATTTAAACAGTCAATGATGAAATATACCTTTTGGGTTAGAAGTCCTGTCATGTAATACTTCTAAAAAGCATCACCTATAACCTTGGGTTAAGTGAACTGTCCCTGTTAAGTAAAGGTCTGGGGTTTGTTCCTTCTTGTACCACCAGTTTGGTGGACtgggaaaaagagagagagaa encodes the following:
- the znf319.L gene encoding zinc finger protein 319 — translated: MSEGWPQAQVAPPNLQPSQQQPSQHPGAEHPIPTPGSAESSLGCAVYGILLQPDLGIHHHPLPPSEPLQKCGLCGHDLSHLQNPQEHQCMASASHDRSFQCTQCLKIFHQATELLEHQCSQVEQKPFVCGVCKMGFSLLTSLAQHHSVHNGGSLKCSICEKTYKATEAERVCIPTVPPPPAPPAQLAQESHDKPFCCTLCQKPFKHLSELSRHERVHTGEKPYKCTLCDKSFSQSSHLVHHKRTHSSERPYKCTVCDKSFKHRSHLLRHMYAHAGEQLFQCQTCQLRFKESSQLLQHPCTPAGERPFRCSVCQKTFRRPSDLRQHERTHSEERPFHCDLCQMSFKQQYALMRHRRTHKVEDPSKCTLCEKGMVQPSQLLFHQHGAESIFKCNACQRGFSQSQELLRHKCGQNTANRPFQCSVCHKAYKRSSALQKHQTTHCAEKPLRCTGCERRFFSSSEFVQHRCDPAREKPLKCSDCEKRFKYASDLQRHTRVHTGEKPYKCLSCDKSFKQREHLNKHQSVHNREQQYKCLWCGERFHELGQLQEHSAQHTADSTYQVAACLP